Genomic window (Bombus vancouverensis nearcticus chromosome 2, iyBomVanc1_principal, whole genome shotgun sequence):
AAGAACAGGAAAGTGAAAGCAATTATCCGTCGTATGATTTAGATGACGAACGTTTCTCTGAACGGAAATTGGGAACTCGGATGAAGCAAGATATGGAAGTAAAGAAACATGACAGCGTGAAGAAAGGCGAGGTGGTGATCGACAcggaaaatattacaaatttaacgCTCACCATCGTCTTGGAACGCGACGAAGCAAACGACGCCCTCAACTTTCCTAAGAATTTCGAGCCCCAACCGCCCGGCAATAGCACGGAATTTACTTTAGTTGGTATGGATGCGGTCAGATATATACAGAAAATTCAAGAGGACGCCGAAGCTGCTTCGAAACGACGTCCACCAATAAACAAATAACAAAAGTCACTTTGCACTCGATAATAGTGTAGCGATATGAAAATCCTATCCTTCTCGAATATAGCGATCGGTCGGTATCATTCACGGAATCACGGATCGTATCTTTAAATCTGCAACGCCGATCAAAGCGGTGTAAAGCAACTTTGTTGTAAAATGGAACGtcatgatattaaaataataattgcgTCGATTAAGAGCACGATAatcaaaatcgacaaattttGTGCGCGCGCGCAGAAGGATAGAAACGGTTGTCGTTTCAATCGAGTTTTCGTTTCGATTCTCACCATTCGATTTCCCGAGATTGTACGATGTTAAAGAAATCGAATTACCGTCGACGTGAGTCGATTTTTCCATAACCATCAACAGCGCCGATTAAATTAATACATAGAAGGCGAAACGTACCGATATTCGACTCTTATTTAACGAAAGTTCGTAACCTAAGAGTTTAGCTATATTTATCAATGTTTCTTAATACATACTTTTATCAGACGATATATTAACACTTTTCAACGTTATATCAAAGAAATATCGATTAGTAAATAGTGTCAGATAATTGTAATTATCGATTATAAATATCGACGATGCCAGTGTCAAGTGCTTTGCCTTGTACGCGAATGGAGAATTGGTTACGGTTCTCATTTTCGCCGTTTCGCCAAATCTACGATTCTTGACAACGCATCGTAactataattttctttcttgttAGGCACCGCGCTAATGTTACGACCCTCCAGCTTCTCGATCTTCTCGACAGCCTTCGTACCGTTATAAATCTTCACTCTGGAAGTATCGATACTACCGCCGACGAGGTCGCCAACTTCTTGATACGCTCTATCCGACAAATTCGACAGGAGGCCCTCCTCTAGCATAGGCGCTTCCAACAACACCACGTTCTCGACTGGCACCGAGTCTTTGATGATCGATCCGGGCTTTGGAGTAGACGCGTTTCGATCGCAGGCGCCGCGTTTCCTCTTTTCCTCGTCGGCGAGGGACCATTCGCGAAGAAGCTGCCGGAAGTCCGCCGTGTCGACCGTCATTCCCATATCATCGGCTTCACGAGAGATACCGTACGCTTTCTCCAGATATCCGGCCAAACTCAAGTCCACCAACTTGTCGACCATTTTAGCCCGTTTCTCGTGAGGTAGCGgctgcttcttcttctctttccaaGCAACGAGTTGCCTGTTTGCGTTTCGAACCTTTTTGGGGCAGGTCTTCTTGCACGGTCTTTCGCCTGTAAGGGAAAGCCGAAAGTTCGACAGTTCGATCAATCGATACGCGAGTCAGAATCGGTTGCAGACTCCGATTTACGGCTTCCACGCTAAATATGCATGGTTGTCGAAATAAAAGTCACGTCCTAAGAAGAACGACAAAGGGAAAATACAATTCTAATATTATACGGTAAATGCTTTTTCGTTCGACTCCCCATGTACACGCTCCTTCCCTTCTCGCGCCACTGCgtcaatattttatttccattatatCGTAAATCTTTTACTGTGACATCCGTGCTATGCACCTACGTACGTTTACCAACATACGAAAACACCGTTCACCACATATATAGAAACATAATATGTACACTGTGAGTCTCCGCGGAATACCGAAGGAGAATTACATCGAAATGTTTATACGCTTTGAAAGGACACGATCAACGTCGACGAAACAATTGTAAACACGATACATATTGCGATATgccattttttaaaaaattcaaacgATCGTAATATACTGCAAAAATGGTATTGTCcagaatgaaaaaaaatatatacggaGTACGTGGTTTTCGGTAATCAGTGgagcgaaataataaataaccagCGAACGAAATGGTTTCTACGTGTACGAATAACTACATGGATCCGAATGACACGTCAATTAAATTGCCAGTGATCGATGAACGAAGAAAGTATTTAGCGAAAGATTGATCGCTCAGCTAAAGAATGTCGAGGTGCCGTTAAAATATCATAAGGTTGCGAAAAAGTTATTCGTTGGATGGAAATCGGCAACAAGCACGCACGACACCGACATCCTTACCTACACATTCTTCCTCTTGTTTCGGCACGCGACCTTTGCACGCGTCCAGATTTGCCTGAACGTCATCCTCGCCGGCACGAGCAGCGGGTCGTACGCATTGCACTTTACGATGCctcgttcctttctttccgTCGCAGGCGTTACACTTGCTCCATTGGCTCACACGCCACCTTAAGCAATTCCAATCGTCATACAGCGATCGTAAATATTCGCCGATAAACGAGTAATGGTAATTAGAAAGGATCGTCGCTTATTCGgtcattaaaattaaattgcGTCGAAGAAGAGACAGCGCGATAGTACTAAAGGTATGCTGTTCGCAGTTTCGGGAGGAAAATGTAAGCAGATAGAGAAACGTAAAATCGTAAATAGCACGAAATGGTAGAGTCGATGGTTGTGTGGTTGCATGTACTTTGCTGGACAGGCTTCCGAGTTGCAAACCCTAGTTTTTGGATCTGGTCGTGACATGCCATCGCAAAATTCAAGACTCACTTTTCCACCTTTTTCTTCGATACACGCTGCCTCCGATATCTACACCGAGTAAAAGAGTAATATAGTAACGTCAAAGTCGTTTTCGCTGCGTGAATCGCGATAGTGCCAGATTCGCGACAATGCTTCTTCGAATTATCATTAAGTCGACTTCAATATTCGAATTACCATCGTACCGCCTCCGCATTTAACGCTGCAGTCGCTCCATTCCATGAAATCCCACAGGTATTTCGGCTTGTACGACGGGTCATTTGACATCACGTAATATACATAATGAATCCCAGGATTCTGTCTCGGGTGGAAGAATACGTACTAGAATCATCACGATGGAATGAATCGTTAATGTGGGTATTTAGGAACGATGGTCGATCATCGAGAAAAAATATATTCCGCGCAATTGCCAGCTCCATGCCGATGCCTCACGTTCGTTTACGCGAATCTCTTACGTTCGACGACGAAGCTACGCGACGCACGAATCTATTTTccttcgattttttttttactttccttACTCACGAGGGAAAGGCGTTAAAACGATGTAGTCGGCGTTTATCAAAATTCGTATTTACGATCTCGACTATTTCACGCACGGAATTAATACATACTTCTATTCGAATAGGTGTCGTTATAGGGCCCTTTATTTCAATCTCCTCTCTGTTTGGCTCAGGATGCAGGTATACGAGAATCGAGCCTGCACAATCGTAATCACCGCTTCTATATATCACCCTACGATCGTTAGAAAATCGTTCGGTATACGATGAACTTAGTTTGTTCGTTAACACGAGGAAGAATCTTTAACTTCTTAGAGTTAAACATTCAGCTTCGAACGTATTATTTTCACTCTGTacataatacgtataatattatatttttaagacGCCAtcgtttattttgtaataacgaTATAGGCAATTACTTGTCTTCGTTCAAACAGTGTGTTTCGCTATTCTCGAGTCTCACCGATAGTACGTTTTTACTCGGCTGCATTTCCGCTACGTATATGCTTCGAGCACCCTGAGGAATAGTAACTATCTTCACGTGCACTAGGAATTCGAAAATTTTCCAATCACCAACAGATTACATTTCGTTGTTGTCGTAAGTATTTCAAATGGACTAAACTCAACTTTTTAGCCATTCACACTCGACAGTCGTCGAACGTTTGTACATCTCGCTGTACTTCGACACACATACGTATACATTCGTAAAAACAATGATTATAAAAGAGTTTCCAGCGTTCTTATTTCCACACTTACCTGTATCGTTAAAGCTTTAACTTGCAAATACTTGCAAATAATGGAAGAAACAGACATAGGAAAATTTTGAATCGAAAACTTTGATGACAGAAAAGAATATAATTTACTGTTGCGAATTCCCGTTTCATTGAAGAAACCTTCTATCGCCTTGCACTTCGTACCATCACCTTTGCACGTTCCACACCTGTCGTCGATGGCATTCGAATCCAACACCCAATCGCAACCGACTTTCTAGAAAATATCATACCTTTCTCGTTTCTAAAGGTTCTGTTTCCTTTTAATTGCGGCTTACTAAGCAAGAAATAGATTCTCTTATTTCTAGAACGAAAACGGTATAGTACTTACCGTACTATATGTATGTCCCTTCAACCTGTAATTGCTAGTAATCAAGTTCGATCGGTTACGATGCCGTCCTTAACGTCCCACGTTATAGTAAACGGAGTAATATCAAGGTACGATCGCAAATAATAAATCAGAAATTAGTTTGTAACTAACTTGACAATCTCGATTAGATAGGTAACTAAATTTTTGTCCCACGAGCTTTAGGATGCTTTTAGGCCATAAAACGTAGTTAGTAGAAAGGTAATGAAAGGTGTGCGAGAGATTAGTCACGAAACTTATCGCACGAACCGTACGAAGGGAATAATTTCGAACCCAAGGCATCTTCTCTTTCGTTTCTATAACGAAAGCATCATAGAACTAGAACGCTACGCTCTTTCGTTGCAGATCACGCGAATACGTCTTCCTGTTTCCTGATTAAATTTACATTGTTAAAGTACTTCCGAGCTTCCGGCATTTTACTCAGCAAATTTCCTCTGTTTTAATCTACATACGATATGATACATCTACGATATTGGAATTGCACATCTGTGAGAAAAATTCGCAACGGCAAATATCCTTTATCCGTGTAAATAACTTTTTGCGTCTCTGTGCTTTCGTTTCTTAGAATCGCTACCGATGCAACGCAATATAAGATACGATGCTCGATCAGCTATAAATGTTCGATAAATACGTAATAGAAAACTATCGGAGAAAAAATATCAGGTCGTAAAATATTACTGAAATGCAACCTAAGAATCTCGAAGTATACACGTATTGCTTAATTCTGAGAAAGAAATCGCAAAGAAATAACGAAGCAAATCGTACGAAAAATTAATAGTTAAGATAGTAAACTCGTCTTTTGAATTAAATTAACGCGATTCGTCGTTCTCACACAATACGTCGAATTTTCCAGGCGATTCCTTGCGAGGAAATTAAATCGCAAAACAGCAATCGCAGTGAAGGAAGAAAAACACAAGAGGTAATCGTGATATTTGCTTACCCTGCATGTACCACCGACGCACATGTTGTTAGTACCGCCCTTGCAGGGAGTAGAATCGTTTGCCACTTGGAACTTGGTGAATACGTTCTTTTCATTGATGCAGTACAAGTTGCACGGATCGAGCGTTGGATCGTGGATAGTGTACGCAGTCCAGTTATGCTTGCCGTCGGTCAAGATTTTTCGCTCGTTGTACCAACTGCACTGCAACTGGCGATACGATGGTTTCCTATGGTCGCAGGGCTGCACAATGCAGGGTCGTCGTTTTTCACAAAAGGGATATATCGCTGCCGCAGAGGTTAGCGATCACGCGGCAAAAAGGGTGATATATTAGCAAAAAGCGTTAAGAGCTGGGTGTGCAGCCGAAAATGATTAATGGCGTGAGACAGAACCGTAGTAGAGTAATTCGTTGACGATCGTTTAAGCCGTAGCAGGTCGCCGGCTGCCTTTCCGCAGCTACGAAAACAATCTTTCCTAacatttcgtttcttctttcttttcgctGAACTAGGTAACGATAAAATTAATCGACCATCGTAACGTTAAACGAAGATTATCATACaagatacaaaataaatattatatatcagATTTCTAGAAATAGGCCGTTATACGAAGAACATAAGGATGCTATCGTGGTTTGCATGAAGTACGCGCTCATGTACACACGAGCGCACGCGATCTTCTACATCTAACTAGATCTCCGTGAAACTAGGCTGCAGAGTTTAGGGCTGAACGAaactttaaattaaaatttctccTATAGATAACGCAATTAAAATACTCCTTTCTTAGCTAAGCCTAAATCGACAGTGACTTAAGTATGCGAAAGTTAGCTAAAACATCAGTAGTTTACAATATTTAACCTAAAATCAAACGTTCGACAAAAATAAGTTTGGAAGAACAACGAAGCTACACGTGGGCTCGCAAATATAGTATTcaggttaaaaaaaaaaaaaataataaaaacgaggATTAACATTTTGCAGCTACTTTTCGACGAAAATTTTGTTTAACGCTGCAATCAAATATCTTTTCTCGGCCGagacaaggaaaaatatataaaaagaaacgaatcgaCGAGGTGAGAAACAATATCCCGTACACAATTGGAAATAGAAGAGAGCAAAGAAGAgtagaagaaagagaaggatcGAGTAGAAAGGGGAAGGGGAAGGAGAAGGGTAAGGAAGAAATGAAGTCGAAACGGCACCACACACGGTCGATTCGCATAGAAAGACAGTGGAATTTACCATGGTGTTGCAAATGGCTaacttctttctctctccgATGCAGTATCTGCCTTTGTTGGCGGGCGGCGGATTGTCACATTCTCTCTCGGCGAATTTCAAGCCACCGCCGCAGCTTCTGCTGCAACCGCTCATGGGACCCCATTTGCTCCAGCCACCGTGCACCGCCGTCGGTCGGGTGCCCATAGCCACGCATTTCTTGTGAATGCACCACTGAATACAGGCTAGTTCTTTATTCTTCGCTCGTTTCGTCGCGAAATGCTTTGCTTTGTAGCGTTTTTGGTACGAAATTTTACGGAAAATTTTACGGAAAATTTTACGGAAAATTTTACGGAAAATTTTACGGAAAATTTTGCGAAAAATTTTGTCAAATGGAACATACTGATATTAACACGTTCCACGTCGCGTGCAATCAAAGACTTTGGTAGAAGTAAATTTTGCAATGGATAAATAAAGGCTACATACTTTCGCTACATCTTCCTAAAAGGCAAACGTAACAGAGGTTCCGCGTCTTACATTTTTTACGACAGATCGAAACTTTACAAAGGCTGTTATTCGTACGAACATTTCTGCTTAGACTCACCGCTCGCATTGTTACAGCGAGCTTTGTGCGTTTTTCACGTGAGTTACGACGCGTCacagaaattttaaattattctctTTCGACTGCGCTCTCTGCTCTCGTATTTTACGGTATAATCCTTTGTCAACGGGACAACTAGGAGCAACGATTGCAAAATAGCTACATGAAAAGTGCGCGAGTAATTTTATCTTAAAAGAAAAAGGACGAAAAATTAAAGTAACGACTGGAATGGTAACGCGATCAGAGGCGCAACTGGAGAGACGTTTAAGGCGCGATAATTTCCATGGAGAAATGCATAAATTGATACTGTTACAGAGTGCGCTTTTGTTCTCGGTAAATCCAATTCAACGAACCAAATTCTCGCCGCATTTTGATCCTTCGGCCATGGGTGATCCCCGGGAGAAACAGCTTCCGTTCTTCCCTTCGCACCATAGCATCTCGCACATTGCATCTCGCTGAAACATACGGAACGTTCGTTCGCCATAGGAACGAGGATAATCAAATTATTCTTCGGGGTTtaacgaaatatataaaacgcGAAGTAGTAACTTTCGCTATGAGCAAGTTAAACCCCATCCATCGACCTGTTCCCCGTGAGAATAACCGAGTCGTTTCTAGACCGACCGTATGTGATACGATACCATTGCCGAGCAACGGTTCGATCTCAACTTCTAAATAAATTCGTGCATAGAAGCAAGTGGCGTTCTGTTAAAATTATTCTCCAATTATTTGCAATTCTACGAAAACTGATAAACCTGTTTCGAAGATTTGCGAAGCAATCCTTTAAACGCATAGGTAGTATCTGTTAGGTAAGTGCGATAAAGTTTCGATAAAACTGACCTTCTACACTGTGCGTTTACCAGAAATACTAATTTTCGATTCATCCTGTGTCCTATAAATAAACGACGTTCTACAAATAGCAAGAGAAAATACGGAAATATACCCCGGTATCGCCAGGGCAAATCTTCGACCCGGGAAAGTTCATGTCGCATTGAAAATTGCCGTCGTACATCGCACCGGGTAACATGTCCGGATACTTGAATTTCTCCGGCGGATTTCTTGGATCGTCGATCAAGCACTCGCCCAAGCCGCTCCTAATCGATCGACACGAGGCTTTCGACTCGCGATAGAACAAAGTAAAACAAAGCATACATATATCGAAAGATTTACTCGAGCAAGGTAGTGATGTATTTCCTGCTGCAAGTCGACCATCTCAACGAATAGATGTTGACAATGGGTGACATGAGGAAATAACTGTTATCGTTATCTTTGGGTGGACAGCCACTGATAGCGACATCGTCGTGCGAACAGCCCATCCTGGAAAATCACATCTTGCAAAATTACTTCCCTTTTGTAACCACCTATTGTCGCGAAAAATTCCGAATGGaatattttcgaaaagaaagtcCTCTGTTCCACTCGACTCCTATCTCTTAATCCCTTCGCAGCTAAAAAATCAGGCAAAACGAATCCCGCTTGTTCGTCGCGATTCCACGTTCCGAAGCGAGTTTTCGTTAAAGCGGGTCGAAAAAACGAATTCGTGCTTTTAATGGATTTTGAAAGATCGCTAGAAGCGAAGGGATTAAGGTTGGTAAAGAAACGTGCATGGACAGTACACGTGACCAACTTCGTGGCTAATTACGATTCCAAGCAATAGGCCACTATCTTCGGTGATGCAAGCTGCTTTTTCGGGATCGCAGGCAGTTCCGACATACGCCAGGCCCATCAGATTGCAATTCGGTGCGCCTTCCGCGCAAATATCGTACCTGAAACGCACGTTACGATGTTTCGTTACGATCGTTCTCTACTCTCGATGAAGTAAAATTTTACCTAGTTACAAGAACCGCTATGTCGTAATGGTTGGGGTGAGTGTGATCCGTAGGGTTCATCTTTTGGGCCCATTTGGCAAAGCTCGCTAACGTTGCCTCGGCTGCGGGACTAATAAGCAGATCTATCTACGGGAAAACCGTCTTGATAAAATATCTCGAATATCTCACTTTCAACATTTACGATATTCTTCATCCCGTGTGGATTAATTGCTAAAACGGATTCTCGTATTTTTAGTCCTCTAACTAGTTACGTGTTAcctcttccttttccttctccAAATATATAATGCGGACGACGACCATGTCTATTTGATTGCCGACAGATCTGTCGTGATAAAAGTCCGACACCATGTTCATGATAGTCAACAGGTACTGTTCGTAGTTGCTGTTGTTGTAAAAGTCGAGAAACCTTCTGTCCGCGACCAATCCAATCTCTACGAAGCGATGAATACTGTGGGTCAAGGAAGTGCCCTTACCAACCTCGGCATTCTCTTCCATTAGTCGCTTCTGTCGTTTGGCCAACTGTTCCGCCCACGCCGCCTCCCAGTCATCTGCAAACGGAACGACAACGGCTCGTATCGCTTTATCCGTTTCGAAGATCGGCCTTTATCTTCTAACCTCGATGCAGATGGTTTATTTAAAATGTACTCTTGGCAAAAGAGATCTTGTAAAACTCACGGACAAAAAATTTTTGGAGAGATATCGCGGCGAAGAGTAGACTCGTATAAATCGACGACTACTAACCGGAAGTTCCGCAGTAATTCTTGGAAGAATCGTCCCGACTCTCCTTCTTTTCGTGCCAGTCATCCCGCTTGTAAGCTATGTGAACGTGCTGTCCATCCTGCTGCGGTTCTGCTTCGTTCACCGGCTCGATGAAGTACCGGCCGTGATTAGTTTGCACGTAACCAACCTGCATGAGATCCACAGCCACTTATCGACTTTTCGTTAATCAACGTTATTGTAAATAAGATATGGGACTCGGTTCCGTCGGCAGGAGACGCCTGCAAAGAGATGCAATTACGCGAACCTCCCAATCGGGTTAACACCGAGAACGACGTCGATACCGAACTAACTTGTAATTGCAGTTTCTCTCTCGCGTATGATACGTGTGTGCACGCGTGCCGTGCCGTGCCGTGCCGTGCCGTGCCGGCGTGGCGTGGCTACGTGACCGCGTTTCTTGCCCGTTTAAACCCACCGAATCCGTGCCGAATTTCCATTCGCGGATCACGAAATTACGCGGCCACGCTTTGGAAATTACAATCCAACGATCCTAATTAGGGGATCGGTTGTTACGCGCAACATTTATCGTAGCTAGAACTAACGGTATAATTCAAAATTCGGGCTTCGCGTCTCCCAATAGCGCAAACAAACAGGCCCTCGGTAATTCACGGGAAATTGTGGTCTACAGGACAGAGAAGAGCGCGTACCGTGCGCCGTGATATTTGCGAAAATTTACAGATTCAATAACGCTCTATGTGGCCGATTCGATTCACCGGTAGTTACAATACCTGGCTCGAGTAACTTCACCGCCTCGAACGAGTAACGACGCGCCTGGGAACGCTAACCAGAAGGTGTCTTTTAAATTACGGCCGCCTCCTCGCCTTTCGACATTCCTACCTTCCGAGCTTTACCCTACGAAATACGCGCTCCAAAGACCAACGAGATAGATACGGTTTCTTTTCCTCGAGAGTAACGATCGAACACGTAAAATTGAACGGAAGGAAACACGATGGCTACATTATACTCGACGAATTGTATAAGCGTCGTCCAATAGTAGCTACTTGCCGATATACAACAGGTATTCGATTACCCACGTTGCTGCAACCATATTTCAACAATTTGctcaactttttttttattcgtttgaCTCGTTATATCGTTTATTTAACTTATTTTCCCCTTAAGAGCCGAATAAGTCGACAACGACTCGACGGCCAAGCTTACGATATCTCATGCTGTTATTCCGTTTCTAAATCTCGGCCCTTTCGGAAGCCCGATTTTGCTCGAATGATTTACTTAAAAAAGCCATTATGCGGAGATAATTCGAAATTCGTTTCTCCGAATCATCGTCTACTTCCGATTTCTGAATTCAAGCAAGCAGAATCGGATCATTGTCACCGAGAGGAGGAGATTATGCAGATCGCGTCTCGCTATGCAACGCAGCGCGGCAATTGCATCAAGTTGAAAGCATGAGCCACTCTGTCTGCATGTTTCGCAGTTGAATTCTCGAAATTCTCCCGGGAATCGGCCGAGACTCCGAACCATTAAACGCGACCGAACGATCGTGCATGCTGGCTTTGATCCCAAAACAATCGATCGTCGCGTCGAATCGGCAACACGGTCCCGGTACGCGTCCATCTAAATGCAAATACCTCATATTAATTTGCATCCGCTTAAGTGCATAATAAGAGGCTTGATTAGCCTCGAAGAGACGCACGCCACCGTGTTCTCATCGTGGATTATATCGTTACGGAGCGTGTCTAGTCTAGCGAATTCAATTGTACGAAATCTTTCCGGAGTTGCTAGATCATCGACAAGAATTAACCACGAAGTCTAGGTTCGATACGTTGTTGGCCTCGATCGTATTCATACCTATCTTCGAACCAAGAAGCGTGCTTTGCGAGGGGGGCGGGGGGGTGGGAAAATTTCACGACAATGCAAACTTCGATAATACGACTTTATGCCTTCGAGCTTTCAAgacgatttaattaaaaataaacgtAGATAAAAAGGATAGTATTTACGAACCACACCATCGCAGAGAGAAAGAGCTGCCTTGGATGTGCGATGGCCTCTAACAAAGCCCCGATAATGGCATTGTCGATCGGAGGCTCTCTTGAATCGTAACGCTTCGTTCAAGTTAGTTCTCAGGCCGGTACCCCGCGTCTCGATCACCATGTCGGGCGAGATGAATTCGTGATACGGGTTGAGCTCCACATGGTGTTCGATCCCGTTGAAAGGCAGCACCAGGTGCACTTTATCGGCCTCAAGCTCCTGCTCGCCCGTCTCTGTCGACCTTTTCTTACGTTCGTTGATCTCTTGCCGATCATAGAAATACGGCAACGAGTATGTGTCGAAGCTGCCATCTTCGAACACTCTTCTCGGGATCAAAAATTCCGGCTCGTGGACGTCTCTCGTGTACCTGAACATCGACCACCGGGAAGAGAAGAGTTT
Coding sequences:
- the LOC117160081 gene encoding A disintegrin and metalloproteinase with thrombospondin motifs 12 produces the protein MNGFQALLTFFGIIAIADTDPSKRHGNGRANVYHGRYTRDVHEPEFLIPRRVFEDGSFDTYSLPYFYDRQEINERKKRSTETGEQELEADKVHLVLPFNGIEHHVELNPYHEFISPDMVIETRGTGLRTNLNEALRFKRASDRQCHYRGFVRGHRTSKAALSLCDGVVGYVQTNHGRYFIEPVNEAEPQQDGQHVHIAYKRDDWHEKKESRDDSSKNYCGTSDDWEAAWAEQLAKRQKRLMEENAEVGKGTSLTHSIHRFVEIGLVADRRFLDFYNNSNYEQYLLTIMNMVSDFYHDRSVGNQIDMVVVRIIYLEKEKEEIDLLISPAAEATLASFAKWAQKMNPTDHTHPNHYDIAVLVTRYDICAEGAPNCNLMGLAYVGTACDPEKAACITEDSGLLLGIVISHEVGHVMGCSHDDVAISGCPPKDNDNSYFLMSPIVNIYSLRWSTCSRKYITTLLESGLGECLIDDPRNPPEKFKYPDMLPGAMYDGNFQCDMNFPGSKICPGDTGRDAMCEMLWCEGKNGSCFSRGSPMAEGSKCGENLWCIHKKCVAMGTRPTAVHGGWSKWGPMSGCSRSCGGGLKFAERECDNPPPANKGRYCIGERKKLAICNTMPCDHRKPSYRQLQCSWYNERKILTDGKHNWTAYTIHDPTLDPCNLYCINEKNVFTKFQVANDSTPCKGGTNNMCVGGTCRKVGCDWVLDSNAIDDRCGTCKGDGTKCKAIEGFFNETGIRNMHVKIVTIPQGARSIYVAEMQPSKNVLSVRLENSETHCLNEDKVIYRSGDYDCAGSILVYLHPEPNREEIEIKGPITTPIRIEYVFFHPRQNPGIHYVYYVMSNDPSYKPKYLWDFMEWSDCSVKCGGGTMISEAACIEEKGGKVSLEFCDGMSRPDPKTRVCNSEACPAKWRVSQWSKCNACDGKKGTRHRKVQCVRPAARAGEDDVQANLDACKGRVPKQEEECVGERPCKKTCPKKVRNANRQLVAWKEKKKQPLPHEKRAKMVDKLVDLSLAGYLEKAYGISREADDMGMTVDTADFRQLLREWSLADEEKRKRGACDRNASTPKPGSIIKDSVPVENVVLLEAPMLEEGLLSNLSDRAYQEVGDLVGGSIDTSRVKIYNGTKAVEKIEKLEGRNISAVPNKKENYSYDALSRIVDLAKRRK